The Magnolia sinica isolate HGM2019 chromosome 9, MsV1, whole genome shotgun sequence genome contains a region encoding:
- the LOC131256154 gene encoding probable WRKY transcription factor 40 — protein MGSQEYISYRNKVHNLKVELERLRKENEGLNRILSTMYSNNEILEAHLKRKRPHEEGSIAMVLGHDSSQRQRTRPIAPPTRPKERHAFVRTDARDDGLTVRDGYQWRKYGQKVTKDNPSPRAYFRCATDPSCPVKRKVQRCVEDKSVLMVTYEGEHNHGLLGGTHEYKAGSRSSVSINPLCPSVTIDLSDTNPKITTVHQNFNNSNMEEYVASLARDPNFIAALATAVARSIISHPSVA, from the exons ATGGGTTCTCAAGAATACATCTCCTACAGAAATAAG GTGCACAATCTAAAAGTCGAGTTAGAACGTTTAAGAAAGGAGAATGAAGGATTGAACCGTATCCTTTCTACCATGTACAGCAACAACGAAATTCTCGAGGCCCATTTGAAGAGGAAGAGACCCCACGAGGAGGGAAGTATTGCCATGGTTCTGGGCCATGACTCGAGCCAAAGACAGCGGACCAGACCCATTGCACCACCTACGCGACCGAAGGAGCGGCATGCCTTTGTTAGAACTGATGCACGTGACGATGGCTTG acAGTGAGGGATGGGTACCAATGGAGGAAATACGGACAGAAGGTCACAAAAGATAATCCATCACCCCGAGCTTATTTTAGATGTGCTACAGATCCTTCATGCCCCGTCAAGAGGAAG GTGCAAAGATGCGTTGAAGATAAGTCAGTCCTCATGGTGACATATGAAGGAGAGCACAACCATGGGCtacttggtgggacccatgagTACAAGGCCGGTTCGCGCTCTTCGGTTTCAATTAATCCTCTCTGTCCATCTGTTACCATTGATCTAAGTGACACCAATCCTAAAATCACAACCGTCCATCAAAACTTTAATAATAGTAATATGGAAGAATATGTGGCCTCCTTGGCTAGGGACCCCAACTTCATTGCAGCACTAGCGACTGCAGTTGCACGCTCTATTATCAGCCATCCTAGTGTGGCCTAG